Proteins encoded in a region of the Delphinus delphis chromosome 13, mDelDel1.2, whole genome shotgun sequence genome:
- the LOC132436337 gene encoding coiled-coil domain-containing protein 25 codes for MVFYFTSSSVNSSAYTIYMGKDKYENEDLIKYGWPEDIWFHVDKLSSAHVYLRLHKGEKIEDIPKEVLMDCAHLVKANSIQGCKMNNVNVVYTPWSNLKKTADMDVGQIGFHRQKDVKIVTVEKKVNEILNRLEKTKMERFPDLEAEKECRDREERNEKKAQIQEMKRKEKEEMKKKREMDELRSYSSLMKVENMSSNQDGNDSDEFM; via the coding sequence ATGGTGTTCTACTTCACTAGCAGCAGCGTTAACTCATCTGCTTACACTATTTACATGGGAAAggataaatatgaaaatgaagaTCTGATAAAGTATGGCTGGCCTGAAGATATTTGGTTTCATGTGGACAAACTCTCTTCGGCTCATGTATACCTTCGATTACATAAGGGGGAGAAAATAGAAGACATTCCAAAGGAAGTACTGATGGACTGTGCCCATCTTGTGAAGGCCAATAGCATTCAAGGCTGCAAGATGAACAATGTCAATGTGGTTTATACCCCGTGGTCTAACCTGAAGAAAACGGCCGACATGGATGTGGGACAGATAGGCTTTCACAGGCAGAAGGACGTGAAAATTGTGACAGTAGAGAAGAAAGTGAATGAGATCCTGAACCGATTGGAAAAGACCAAAATGGAGCGGTTCCCAGacctagaggcagagaaagaatgcAGAGACCGCGAAGAGAGGAATGAGAAGAAAGCCCAGAttcaggaaatgaaaaggaaagaaaaggaagagatgaaaaagaagagggagatgGACGAACTTAGGAGCTATTCATCACTAATGAAAGTTGAGAATATGTCTTCAAATCAGGACGGCAATGATTCAGATGAATTCATGTGA